A window of Zavarzinella sp. contains these coding sequences:
- a CDS encoding NAD-dependent succinate-semialdehyde dehydrogenase, with the protein MSNTTEALSTGTYRQLYINGKWVDSSSGERLQVINPATEESISEVAMGTRADCTAAIDAAYQAMVGWRKLTAYDRAKILKKTADLMRERADGIARTLTMEQGKPVPEAKAEVLHSADTFEWFAEEGKRAYGQVIPNSAPGKRHMTIKHPVGVVGAIGPWNFPITLQARKIAPALAAGCTIVCKPASQTPLSLINVFDCLIDAGLPAGVANLIIGPASQIADEFLENRKIQKISFTGSTNVGKQLMRRAADQVKRLSLELGGHAPFIVFPDADPELVAKAAVIGKFRNNGQVCISPSRFYVHRDIKARFMEVAIQAAKNLKIGNGLDTGIEVGPMFEAKALESTKQLIDDAASKGATIETGGDRSTRFNKGYFFEPTILSGLNEECRVLTEEPFAPVMPIMEFESTEQVLQMANKSVYGLAAYVFTNDLSTMWQMAEGLEAGIIGMNDPVPATPQCPFGGMKESGLGRELAHEGLEAYLETKYISMKLRDGIA; encoded by the coding sequence ATGTCGAACACAACCGAAGCCCTGTCTACGGGAACCTACCGCCAACTGTATATCAACGGCAAGTGGGTCGATTCGAGCAGTGGGGAGCGTTTGCAGGTCATTAACCCCGCCACGGAAGAAAGTATCAGCGAAGTAGCGATGGGTACCCGAGCCGATTGCACTGCCGCGATTGATGCTGCCTACCAGGCAATGGTGGGCTGGCGGAAATTGACCGCCTATGACAGGGCCAAAATTCTGAAGAAAACCGCCGACCTGATGCGGGAGCGTGCGGATGGAATCGCCCGCACGCTGACAATGGAACAAGGCAAGCCAGTGCCCGAAGCGAAAGCGGAAGTGCTGCACTCTGCCGATACCTTCGAGTGGTTTGCCGAGGAAGGAAAGCGGGCTTACGGTCAGGTGATCCCAAACAGTGCCCCAGGGAAACGCCACATGACCATCAAGCACCCCGTGGGTGTGGTGGGTGCGATTGGCCCCTGGAACTTCCCTATTACGTTGCAGGCACGCAAAATTGCCCCCGCTCTGGCGGCAGGCTGCACTATTGTTTGCAAACCGGCCAGCCAGACCCCACTGTCACTCATTAATGTATTTGATTGTTTGATCGATGCGGGCTTGCCGGCGGGTGTTGCCAATCTGATTATTGGCCCAGCCAGCCAGATTGCGGATGAATTTCTGGAAAATCGCAAAATTCAAAAAATCAGCTTCACCGGCAGCACCAACGTGGGCAAACAGTTGATGCGACGTGCGGCCGATCAGGTGAAACGCCTCAGCCTGGAACTTGGTGGGCACGCACCGTTCATTGTGTTTCCCGATGCTGATCCGGAACTGGTTGCAAAAGCGGCCGTGATCGGTAAGTTCCGCAATAATGGGCAGGTCTGTATTTCCCCCAGTCGTTTTTATGTCCACCGCGACATCAAAGCACGATTCATGGAAGTGGCGATTCAGGCAGCAAAGAACCTGAAAATCGGCAACGGCCTGGACACCGGCATTGAAGTGGGGCCGATGTTCGAAGCGAAAGCCCTCGAAAGCACCAAACAACTGATTGATGATGCCGCCAGCAAAGGCGCCACCATCGAAACAGGTGGGGATCGCAGTACACGGTTCAACAAAGGGTACTTTTTTGAACCCACGATCCTCAGTGGGCTGAACGAGGAGTGCCGCGTGCTGACTGAAGAGCCATTCGCACCTGTAATGCCCATCATGGAGTTCGAATCGACCGAACAAGTGCTGCAAATGGCCAACAAATCGGTGTATGGTCTTGCAGCGTATGTGTTTACGAACGATCTGAGCACCATGTGGCAAATGGCGGAAGGGCTGGAAGCGGGTATTATCGGCATGAACGATCCCGTACCTGCGACCCCACAGTGCCCATTCGGTGGGATGAAAGAAAGTGGTCTGGGACGTGAACTGGCTCACGAAGGGCTGGAGGCCTACCTGGAAACCAAGTACATCAGCATGAAGCTGCGTGATGGCATCGCCTGA
- a CDS encoding serine protein kinase, with protein sequence MSINGTAILAGLRTESDIFDFQKLHWEGTFAQYLDIVVENPQVTRTAYQRLYDMIMSHGTDESYENKEKLTRYKFFTEYGARLGEAVYGIDRTLQQLVNTFKSAAQGYGTEKRVLLLHGPVGSAKSTIARLLKRGLEDYSRSDSGQLYSYGWKMPDGTVQKCPMHEEPLHLIPTEQRARVLEQLNANKQGNHHITISGDLCPFCRQMFMERMKQYNGDWLKVMEDIVVFRVLLSEQDRIGIGTFQPKDEKNQDSTELTGDINYRKIAEYGSDSDARAFNFDGELNIANRGLVEFIEVLKLDVAFLYDLLGASQEHKIKPKKFAQTDIDEVILGHTNAPEYKRLQNNEFMEALRDRTVKIDVPYVTRLRDEVRIYEKDFNVQKVMGKHIAPHTIEIAAMWAVLTRLDPPKNHQLSLMQKLKLYNGKTLPGFTEDSIQDLRRESPNEGMTGISPRYIQDKISNALVAHPDEDNLNPFMVLKELEEGLRHHALITDEETLKHYRELIASVKEEYEDIVKNEVQRAIAADEEALTRLCGNYIDNVKAYTQHEKVRNRYTGAYEEPDERLMRSVEEKIDIPETRKEDFRREIMNYIGALAIDGKKFDYKTNERLQKALELKLFEDQKDTIKLTSLVSNVVDKATQEKIDIVKQRLIRNYGYNESSATDVLTYVASIFARGQTKK encoded by the coding sequence ATGAGCATCAACGGCACAGCCATTCTGGCAGGATTACGCACAGAAAGCGATATTTTCGATTTTCAGAAGCTGCACTGGGAAGGAACTTTTGCCCAATACCTGGATATTGTGGTGGAAAATCCCCAGGTCACACGGACAGCGTATCAGCGTCTGTACGACATGATTATGTCCCACGGAACAGATGAAAGTTACGAAAACAAAGAAAAACTAACTCGTTACAAATTTTTTACCGAATATGGTGCCCGCCTGGGGGAAGCAGTGTACGGAATCGACCGCACCCTGCAGCAACTGGTGAACACCTTCAAATCAGCCGCACAGGGCTATGGCACCGAAAAACGGGTGCTGTTGCTGCACGGTCCTGTGGGATCGGCAAAAAGCACAATCGCTCGTTTGCTCAAACGAGGATTAGAAGATTATTCCCGCTCTGATAGTGGTCAATTATATAGTTATGGATGGAAAATGCCTGATGGCACGGTGCAGAAGTGCCCCATGCATGAAGAACCACTGCACTTAATTCCCACAGAACAGCGGGCTCGCGTGCTGGAACAGTTGAACGCCAACAAGCAGGGAAACCACCACATTACCATCAGTGGGGACCTCTGCCCATTCTGCCGCCAGATGTTCATGGAACGGATGAAGCAGTACAACGGCGACTGGCTCAAAGTAATGGAAGATATTGTGGTGTTCCGCGTGCTGCTTTCGGAACAGGATCGGATCGGCATCGGAACTTTCCAGCCGAAAGATGAGAAAAATCAGGACTCCACGGAACTGACCGGGGATATCAACTACCGCAAAATTGCAGAATACGGCAGCGATTCCGACGCACGTGCGTTTAATTTTGACGGGGAATTGAATATCGCCAACCGTGGGCTGGTGGAATTCATCGAAGTGCTGAAACTGGACGTGGCTTTCCTTTACGACCTGCTGGGTGCGTCGCAGGAACACAAGATCAAGCCGAAGAAGTTTGCCCAGACTGACATCGATGAAGTAATACTTGGTCATACCAATGCACCCGAATATAAACGGCTGCAGAACAACGAATTCATGGAAGCATTGCGGGACAGAACCGTCAAAATTGATGTGCCTTATGTCACCCGCCTGCGGGATGAGGTGCGTATTTATGAAAAGGATTTTAATGTTCAGAAGGTGATGGGCAAGCACATTGCCCCCCACACGATTGAAATTGCAGCCATGTGGGCCGTGCTGACGCGATTGGATCCACCGAAGAACCACCAATTGTCGTTAATGCAAAAATTAAAACTTTATAATGGAAAAACCCTTCCCGGTTTCACCGAAGACAGCATTCAGGATCTTCGGCGGGAATCGCCCAACGAAGGGATGACGGGAATTTCCCCACGGTACATTCAGGACAAGATTTCCAACGCCCTGGTGGCCCACCCGGATGAGGATAATCTCAATCCGTTCATGGTGCTGAAAGAGCTGGAAGAGGGCCTGCGGCACCACGCACTGATTACGGATGAGGAAACGCTGAAGCACTACCGCGAGCTGATTGCCAGCGTGAAAGAGGAATATGAAGATATTGTGAAGAACGAGGTACAGCGGGCGATTGCTGCAGATGAAGAAGCTCTCACCAGACTGTGTGGCAACTACATCGATAATGTAAAGGCGTATACTCAGCACGAAAAAGTTCGCAACCGTTACACCGGTGCTTATGAAGAGCCGGATGAACGCCTGATGCGGTCGGTCGAGGAGAAAATCGACATCCCAGAGACCAGAAAAGAGGATTTCCGCAGAGAAATCATGAACTATATCGGTGCTCTTGCAATTGACGGTAAGAAGTTTGACTATAAGACAAATGAACGTCTGCAAAAGGCACTGGAACTGAAACTGTTTGAGGATCAGAAGGATACCATCAAACTGACTTCACTGGTTTCCAACGTGGTGGATAAAGCCACGCAGGAAAAGATCGATATTGTGAAGCAGCGGCTGATCCGGAATTACGGTTACAATGAATCGAGTGCGACAGACGTGCTGACCTATGTGGCGAGTATCTTCGCCCGCGGTCAAACCAAGAAATAA
- a CDS encoding putative hydro-lyase, whose amino-acid sequence MQPTNFQTGNEVRLACRTGELRGPTPGMAPGYVQANLVCLPAEVAADFEQFCRMNSQPCPLLEVLPPGCVEPVRTAPGADVRFDLPRYRIWLNGECTAEPAEISCWWRDDLQTFLLGCSFTFENALLAAGVPVRHIDQHLNVPMYRTNIDCQPVGRFAGKMVVSMRPMTPQQAKEASEICGHYQLAHGRPIQIGEPAKLGISSIDQPDYGDAVPISSGEVPVFWACGVTPQSVLQQARLPFAITHAPGHMFVTDLQDSDLCDKTVI is encoded by the coding sequence ATGCAACCCACCAATTTTCAGACGGGAAATGAAGTTCGCCTGGCTTGCCGCACGGGTGAACTGCGGGGTCCCACGCCAGGGATGGCACCTGGGTATGTTCAGGCGAACCTGGTCTGCTTGCCCGCTGAGGTTGCTGCCGATTTTGAACAGTTCTGTCGCATGAATTCCCAGCCGTGCCCCCTGCTGGAAGTTCTCCCACCTGGGTGCGTGGAACCAGTACGCACCGCACCGGGTGCAGATGTGCGTTTCGACCTGCCACGCTATCGAATCTGGCTGAACGGAGAATGCACCGCAGAGCCCGCTGAAATTTCCTGCTGGTGGCGGGACGATTTACAAACCTTTCTGTTAGGTTGTTCTTTCACTTTTGAAAACGCACTGTTGGCAGCAGGTGTGCCGGTGCGACATATTGACCAGCATTTGAACGTGCCCATGTATCGCACGAACATCGATTGCCAGCCAGTGGGGCGTTTTGCCGGCAAAATGGTGGTGTCGATGCGACCAATGACCCCTCAACAGGCAAAAGAAGCCTCCGAAATCTGTGGGCATTACCAATTGGCCCATGGCAGGCCAATTCAGATCGGTGAACCAGCCAAATTAGGGATTTCAAGCATTGACCAGCCGGATTACGGGGATGCGGTGCCCATTTCGTCTGGCGAAGTTCCCGTATTCTGGGCGTGCGGTGTTACCCCACAATCGGTGCTGCAACAGGCCCGGTTACCATTTGCAATCACCCACGCACCTGGTCATATGTTTGTGACTGATCTGCAGGACAGCGATTTGTGCGACAAGACGGTGATTTGA